From Thermoplasmata archaeon, one genomic window encodes:
- a CDS encoding DUF134 domain-containing protein, giving the protein MPRPRRFRQVNRLPDTDYFVPANMRNSSMNEIVISVEEYEAIRLKDLMQMDQTEAAALMGISQATFHRLLSEARKKVAEAIVNGKAIRIYGGTYKMKNNP; this is encoded by the coding sequence ATGCCAAGACCGAGAAGATTCAGACAAGTAAATAGATTGCCTGATACAGACTATTTCGTCCCGGCAAATATGAGAAACTCCAGCATGAACGAGATAGTAATATCGGTGGAAGAATATGAAGCTATAAGGCTTAAAGATCTGATGCAGATGGATCAGACAGAAGCAGCAGCGTTGATGGGAATATCCCAGGCAACGTTTCATAGATTGCTATCGGAAGCAAGAAAAAAGGTTGCGGAGGCAATAGTGAACGGAAAGGCAATTCGAATATATGGTGGAACTTATAAAATGAAAAATAATCCTTAA
- the purD gene encoding phosphoribosylamine--glycine ligase, producing the protein MNVLLVGGGGREHAIASALKRSSCNLYTAMKNKNPGIASLSTDFILIDEKDTEQISNWAVRKKIDIAIIGPDPVLEAGIVDRLEAAGIKCASPTASAARIETSKIFMRNLLKKYNIEGNIDFKVFEAVEPLVEFLKNYKKKFVIKPEGLTGGKGVKVMGEDFNTVTEAIDYAKEIFLNRIGGTSNILLEELVEGEEFSLQAFCDGTHLAFMPIVQDFKRAFENDEGPNTGGMGSYSMPDHLLPFISITDYEKAKSIMSSIAKALKTEHAEFKGILYGQFMITKDGPKVIEVNARFADPESINVLSILKTDMVKILKAIIDGTLDRLPVEFENKATVVKYIVPKGYGTKPAIGEPIHIDYQAIQTSGALLYYAAVNEKDKTVYTTSSRSLALVGVDNNIFRAENIVESAAKFVSGNIYMRHDIAKKEMFDKKMERLKKIFAGS; encoded by the coding sequence ATGAACGTATTGCTTGTTGGAGGCGGTGGAAGAGAGCATGCTATTGCCAGTGCTCTAAAGCGCAGTTCTTGCAATCTATACACTGCCATGAAAAATAAGAATCCTGGAATTGCAAGCCTGAGCACTGATTTTATTTTAATAGATGAGAAAGACACAGAACAGATTAGCAACTGGGCTGTTAGAAAGAAAATAGACATAGCGATAATAGGACCAGATCCCGTATTAGAAGCGGGAATTGTTGACCGTCTAGAAGCTGCAGGAATAAAGTGTGCATCACCTACAGCGAGCGCTGCAAGAATAGAAACCTCAAAGATATTCATGCGAAATTTATTGAAAAAATATAATATTGAGGGAAACATAGATTTTAAGGTCTTTGAAGCCGTTGAACCATTAGTAGAGTTCTTAAAAAATTACAAAAAAAAGTTTGTGATCAAGCCTGAAGGTCTTACTGGCGGAAAGGGTGTTAAAGTGATGGGTGAGGATTTTAACACCGTAACTGAGGCAATAGATTATGCAAAAGAGATTTTTTTGAATCGGATCGGAGGCACTTCAAACATTTTACTTGAAGAGCTGGTAGAGGGTGAAGAGTTTTCATTGCAAGCGTTTTGTGACGGTACACATCTTGCATTTATGCCCATTGTGCAAGACTTCAAAAGAGCTTTCGAGAATGATGAAGGTCCGAACACTGGCGGTATGGGCTCTTATTCTATGCCAGATCATTTGCTTCCGTTTATCAGTATTACAGATTATGAGAAGGCAAAGAGTATAATGTCCAGCATTGCAAAAGCATTAAAAACAGAGCATGCTGAATTTAAAGGTATACTGTATGGCCAGTTTATGATCACAAAGGATGGTCCTAAGGTTATAGAGGTAAACGCGAGATTTGCAGATCCAGAGTCTATCAATGTTCTTTCAATATTAAAGACAGATATGGTAAAGATATTAAAAGCCATAATTGATGGCACGCTCGATCGATTACCCGTAGAATTTGAAAATAAGGCAACGGTTGTAAAATACATAGTCCCAAAAGGGTATGGAACAAAACCTGCCATCGGTGAGCCTATACATATCGATTATCAAGCAATTCAAACGTCAGGTGCGTTATTGTATTATGCAGCAGTAAATGAGAAAGATAAAACTGTTTACACCACCAGCTCAAGGTCTCTAGCGTTGGTGGGCGTTGATAATAATATATTTCGTGCGGAAAACATAGTTGAATCTGCTGCTAAATTCGTAAGTGGAAACATATATATGAGGCACGATATTGCAAAAAAAGAGATGTTTGACAAAAAAATGGAAAGATTGAAAAAAATTTTTGCTGGCAGTTAA
- a CDS encoding SMC-Scp complex subunit ScpB, with the protein MNTKQVIEALLFASENPLKLSDLVQLSGLDIKIARKELKNLIKEYEKRESAIEITKVKNSYVMQLKSDYLEFGYKVGRPELDEDVLKTLAVISYYQPIKQSKLREMIGEKVYEHIETLKSKNLIYLKRSGKTFDINTTKYFGSYFGIDAKSKDEIKEYLSKKLNMVVK; encoded by the coding sequence ATGAACACAAAACAGGTTATAGAAGCGTTATTGTTTGCATCTGAGAATCCTTTAAAGTTGTCAGATCTTGTTCAACTATCTGGGCTAGATATCAAAATTGCCAGAAAAGAGCTCAAAAACTTGATCAAAGAGTACGAAAAGAGAGAATCTGCAATAGAGATAACAAAAGTGAAAAACAGCTATGTAATGCAGCTCAAATCCGATTATCTGGAGTTTGGATATAAAGTTGGGAGACCAGAGCTGGACGAGGATGTGCTTAAGACTCTGGCCGTAATATCATATTACCAGCCCATTAAACAGAGTAAACTGAGAGAGATGATTGGAGAAAAAGTGTATGAACATATTGAGACTCTAAAATCAAAAAATCTGATTTATTTAAAGAGGAGTGGAAAGACATTTGATATCAATACTACCAAATATTTTGGATCTTACTTTGGCATAGATGCAAAAAGCAAGGATGAGATCAAAGAATATCTTTCTAAAAAATTAAACATGGTGGTCAAATGA
- a CDS encoding cytosine permease: MPKDAGIEEIKAENRHGTNFSLFTLWFAANLTLGDFALGFLPAYLNLPFDWSLAGLIIGTALGGILLSVFSIMGPKTGKTQMLISEQTFKKYNFVQSLLQWVNTLGWFVVNLILGTVAIVILLPTLYILILPLYAAVQIIIAIYGHDYIHKIERLFSAFLGAMFLYITVQILLSSRVYNYSPVFSIAVFGIVIATSFSYIGSWAPYASDYSRYLPYTNERKKVFIFTFFGSFISTIWLEMLGLYIAIKTGNFNSMNAAYGLSKQLGVLMIIALVLGGIGTNSINIYSNALSLNSILKKSNRVYLLIIAGIVGIILALIAYNRFFSYYETFLYIIDYWIMPWAGVLIADFFFVKKGLSAKAFASFLVGLAISIPFMDQAPYFEGPISVSLGGIDISYFVSFIVSFAVYVLFSNRTK, encoded by the coding sequence ATGCCCAAGGATGCAGGGATCGAAGAGATAAAAGCAGAGAATCGACACGGTACGAATTTTAGCTTATTTACGCTCTGGTTTGCAGCAAATTTGACCCTTGGAGATTTTGCATTAGGGTTTTTGCCTGCGTATTTAAACTTACCATTCGACTGGTCTCTGGCAGGACTGATCATAGGCACTGCTCTTGGTGGTATTTTACTGTCTGTTTTCAGCATTATGGGCCCAAAAACAGGAAAGACACAGATGCTGATCTCAGAGCAGACTTTTAAAAAATATAATTTTGTACAATCTCTGCTTCAATGGGTTAATACTCTGGGCTGGTTTGTTGTAAACCTGATTTTAGGGACTGTTGCAATAGTGATACTTCTGCCAACTTTGTATATATTAATATTGCCGCTTTACGCGGCAGTGCAGATCATAATAGCAATTTACGGGCATGATTACATTCATAAAATCGAGAGATTATTCAGCGCGTTTTTAGGCGCTATGTTTCTGTATATCACCGTTCAGATTCTGTTGAGCTCTCGTGTGTATAATTATTCTCCGGTATTCAGCATAGCCGTGTTTGGCATAGTTATAGCCACCTCTTTTTCCTATATTGGATCTTGGGCTCCTTACGCATCGGACTATTCAAGATATCTACCATATACAAATGAAAGAAAGAAAGTATTTATATTCACTTTTTTTGGATCTTTTATTTCTACCATCTGGCTCGAAATGTTGGGGCTATACATTGCCATAAAAACCGGAAATTTTAATTCGATGAATGCTGCATACGGATTGTCCAAGCAGCTTGGAGTGCTGATGATTATCGCCCTGGTTCTTGGGGGCATAGGCACCAACTCTATAAACATTTATTCTAACGCACTTTCATTAAACTCAATTTTGAAAAAAAGCAATAGGGTATATCTGTTAATCATAGCCGGCATAGTCGGCATAATTTTAGCGCTTATCGCGTACAACAGATTTTTCAGCTACTATGAAACATTTCTGTACATTATAGATTACTGGATCATGCCCTGGGCCGGAGTATTAATTGCTGATTTTTTCTTTGTTAAAAAAGGGTTATCAGCAAAGGCGTTTGCATCGTTTTTGGTGGGGCTGGCAATAAGCATACCCTTTATGGATCAAGCACCATATTTTGAAGGTCCAATCTCGGTGAGTCTTGGAGGTATTGATATCAGTTATTTTGTTTCATTCATCGTTTCGTTTGCAGTATATGTTTTGTTTTCTAATCGCACTAAATAG
- a CDS encoding ArsR family transcriptional regulator produces MSKKDEIMDILAKNESTQRELWQALKISRSYLSELLKDLEKDGLISRKKVSERTVIVSINRSKIIRVGVLKASEYAAVYLTAHDLTDLHIELLLYNNGLEELTALETGKIDIAFAPIVSGFMLHIVDEHLVITSACARGGSGIVYHKQSGDIGSTMFSTMDLKSRIYSGYHVEKIKYFDSPEEMISNFKNNKINALAIWEPYYSMLKGKNKKILESNKICCGALVLRDSIDEHIKLFLNKFKENSLLLKDGKRWAEAAKLMQQKLKINIKIILKSLKSYNFDTLISEKDIRDAIANFGIKVPEKKYSDFICKISD; encoded by the coding sequence ATGAGCAAAAAAGATGAAATAATGGATATTCTAGCTAAAAATGAATCGACACAGCGGGAGCTGTGGCAGGCTCTTAAAATTTCCAGATCATATCTATCCGAACTGCTAAAGGATCTGGAGAAAGATGGTTTAATCAGTAGGAAGAAAGTGAGCGAGAGAACTGTTATAGTGAGCATTAACAGATCTAAAATCATAAGAGTGGGTGTGTTAAAAGCATCAGAATATGCAGCAGTGTATCTTACTGCACATGACCTTACTGATCTGCATATAGAGCTTTTATTGTACAATAATGGCCTGGAAGAATTGACCGCCCTAGAAACTGGAAAGATTGACATTGCCTTTGCACCGATAGTTTCAGGATTTATGTTGCATATTGTGGATGAGCATTTGGTAATAACATCAGCATGTGCAAGAGGCGGCTCTGGCATCGTTTACCATAAACAGAGTGGAGATATAGGATCCACGATGTTCTCCACAATGGATCTCAAGTCTAGAATCTATTCTGGCTATCATGTCGAAAAAATAAAGTATTTTGACAGTCCGGAAGAAATGATCTCAAATTTTAAAAATAACAAGATCAATGCACTGGCAATATGGGAACCTTATTATTCAATGCTCAAAGGTAAAAACAAGAAAATCCTTGAATCTAACAAGATTTGCTGTGGAGCCTTGGTGTTGAGAGACTCGATTGATGAGCATATAAAACTATTTTTGAATAAATTCAAAGAAAACAGCCTGCTATTGAAAGATGGAAAAAGATGGGCTGAAGCTGCTAAGCTAATGCAACAAAAGCTGAAAATTAACATAAAAATAATATTAAAGAGCCTGAAAAGCTATAATTTTGATACATTAATATCTGAAAAAGATATCAGAGATGCTATTGCCAACTTTGGCATTAAAGTGCCAGAGAAAAAATATAGTGATTTCATATGCAAGATAAGCGACTGA
- a CDS encoding heavy metal-binding domain-containing protein encodes MDNDYNISNTDVTVVTSNYVPGYKINRIIGLTWGLIVRSRGVGGNLSASLKSIVGGEINAYTKLLNESRMQAVQRLIEHAKSLGANGVIDTRFDSSEIGGVMNEVLAYGTAVVIEPESKASQPVSLR; translated from the coding sequence ATGGATAATGATTATAATATTAGCAATACAGATGTGACAGTGGTTACAAGCAACTATGTCCCAGGGTACAAAATAAACAGAATAATAGGACTTACATGGGGTCTGATAGTAAGAAGCAGAGGAGTCGGTGGAAATCTCTCTGCAAGCTTAAAAAGCATTGTTGGCGGAGAAATAAACGCCTATACCAAACTGTTGAATGAGTCTAGAATGCAGGCTGTGCAAAGGCTTATAGAGCATGCAAAGTCGCTGGGAGCGAATGGAGTGATTGATACTAGATTTGATTCTTCAGAAATTGGCGGCGTTATGAACGAAGTGCTTGCATATGGAACTGCAGTGGTCATAGAGCCTGAAAGCAAAGCATCGCAACCTGTGAGTCTCAGATAA
- a CDS encoding isoaspartyl peptidase/L-asparaginase yields the protein MKTLILHGGAGNSYENSKILEEFGKIAIKKDSSLDAVVEAVRLMEDDIHFNAGTGSNMRIDGSIQMDASVATEKLLGSVINIEKVKNPVLVARDVALYAPHYILSGDGAIDFARKMGHEVYDPKTEKAEKRLKETLDKLKMGKTEDYKNIDYFKKIIDTVGAVARFDTEFAGAVSTGGTSLMLRGRVGDVPIYGAGIYVGAKGAIVNTGVGEEIVKRVLAHNIYIQIGTRPLKEICKNEISKFGAVPVGIIAVSESEECAVSNQQMPYSITKI from the coding sequence ATGAAAACTTTAATTTTGCACGGTGGCGCGGGAAATAGTTACGAGAACAGTAAGATCTTAGAAGAGTTCGGTAAAATTGCAATAAAAAAGGATAGTTCGTTGGATGCGGTCGTGGAAGCTGTAAGGCTGATGGAAGACGACATACATTTTAATGCTGGCACCGGGTCGAACATGAGAATTGACGGTTCTATACAGATGGATGCGTCTGTAGCAACCGAAAAACTGCTCGGATCTGTGATAAACATTGAAAAAGTAAAGAACCCAGTATTAGTAGCACGAGATGTGGCACTTTACGCACCCCATTACATTCTCAGTGGAGATGGAGCCATAGACTTTGCCCGGAAGATGGGTCACGAAGTTTATGATCCAAAAACCGAGAAGGCTGAAAAGAGATTGAAAGAGACACTGGATAAATTGAAGATGGGAAAAACGGAAGATTATAAGAACATAGACTATTTCAAGAAGATCATAGATACTGTAGGTGCAGTGGCAAGATTTGACACTGAATTTGCAGGTGCGGTATCTACAGGAGGTACTTCGTTAATGTTAAGAGGAAGGGTCGGTGATGTACCTATCTATGGCGCAGGCATCTATGTTGGTGCAAAAGGAGCAATTGTAAACACTGGAGTAGGTGAGGAAATTGTAAAAAGAGTTCTGGCACATAACATATATATACAGATTGGCACGCGGCCGCTCAAAGAAATATGTAAAAACGAAATTTCTAAGTTTGGCGCCGTTCCTGTAGGAATAATTGCAGTTTCTGAATCTGAAGAATGTGCAGTATCAAATCAACAAATGCCATACTCTATCACCAAGATCTGA
- a CDS encoding MFS transporter codes for MQYKWTVLTNTTLGGLMSSINMTILMISLPTIFRGLNINPTAPGEFTVLLWVLMGYSIVLATLLITFGRLSDMYGRTRLYTLGFIIFTIGAVLLSLIPSGTGNAGAYALIGLRMVQAVGGGFLMVNSTALITDAFSYEERGKALGINQISFIAGSLIGLVMGGLLASYDWHLVFIVNIPFAVAGTIWSIFKLKETSVRRKSSMDLTGNILIGVGLILIALGFTYSLVPYGNSSMGWGSPWVITSLVIGIILVLLFIFVERIVKSPLFHLELFKIRAFAFGNLSSFLSSLGRGAVMFLVIIWLQGIYLPLHGYSYAQTPFWAGVYMMPMMVGFIILGPIGGILTDKYGARIFATTGMVIIAISLFLLTLLPYNFNVWTFEGILLLNGIGSGLFASPNTTAIMNSLPNDMRGVGSGMRATLNNIAQTISMALFFSIAITIFSQDLPGALYTTGLNAGLPPLLANALKSIPPSGALFAAFLGINPLAGMPLTGLPASVIKTLTSTTFFPSAIGPTFMIGLKDALYIAAILTLIGAVFSGLRGGKYVHEIHEKQQLKASPADPVDEKDDKNE; via the coding sequence ATGCAATATAAATGGACAGTATTGACAAATACAACGCTTGGCGGGCTGATGTCATCGATAAACATGACTATTTTGATGATCTCCCTGCCTACTATATTCAGAGGACTTAACATCAATCCTACAGCTCCAGGAGAATTTACAGTGCTTTTGTGGGTATTGATGGGATACAGCATAGTTTTGGCAACGTTATTGATTACATTTGGTAGGTTGTCAGATATGTATGGGCGTACAAGACTATACACTCTTGGTTTTATTATATTTACTATAGGTGCAGTATTATTATCTCTGATACCGAGTGGAACAGGCAATGCCGGAGCGTATGCACTCATTGGATTAAGGATGGTCCAGGCAGTCGGCGGTGGGTTCTTGATGGTAAACAGCACAGCACTTATAACCGATGCGTTTTCATATGAAGAGAGAGGTAAAGCGCTCGGTATAAACCAGATCTCTTTTATTGCGGGATCATTGATAGGATTGGTTATGGGAGGATTACTAGCATCTTATGACTGGCACCTGGTTTTTATAGTTAATATTCCATTTGCGGTTGCCGGTACAATTTGGTCAATATTCAAACTGAAAGAAACGTCAGTGAGAAGAAAAAGCTCAATGGATCTTACTGGAAACATTCTGATTGGCGTGGGCTTGATACTGATAGCTCTTGGATTCACGTACAGCTTGGTTCCGTATGGGAATTCTTCTATGGGATGGGGCAGTCCATGGGTTATTACTTCATTAGTCATTGGAATAATATTAGTGTTACTTTTCATATTTGTTGAGCGAATTGTTAAATCTCCACTGTTTCATCTAGAATTATTCAAGATTCGAGCATTTGCATTCGGTAACTTAAGCAGTTTTCTATCTTCATTAGGTAGAGGTGCTGTAATGTTTCTTGTAATAATTTGGCTGCAGGGCATATACTTGCCACTGCATGGGTACTCTTATGCACAAACTCCGTTCTGGGCTGGGGTGTACATGATGCCCATGATGGTAGGTTTTATAATATTAGGCCCGATTGGAGGCATATTAACTGATAAATATGGAGCGAGAATATTTGCAACTACAGGTATGGTAATCATTGCAATATCTCTGTTTTTGCTTACCTTATTACCCTATAATTTTAATGTATGGACCTTTGAAGGTATACTTCTGTTGAACGGAATAGGTAGTGGCTTGTTTGCCTCTCCAAATACAACAGCAATAATGAACTCTCTGCCTAACGACATGAGAGGCGTGGGAAGCGGAATGAGGGCAACATTGAACAACATAGCGCAAACCATTAGCATGGCATTATTTTTCTCTATCGCAATAACAATATTTTCTCAAGATCTGCCAGGTGCATTATACACTACTGGATTAAATGCAGGATTACCACCTTTATTGGCAAATGCTTTAAAGAGCATTCCTCCGTCTGGAGCACTTTTTGCAGCATTTTTGGGCATAAACCCGCTGGCTGGGATGCCATTAACCGGGCTGCCTGCTAGCGTTATTAAAACCTTGACATCTACTACTTTTTTCCCGTCAGCCATAGGACCTACATTTATGATAGGGCTTAAGGACGCACTATACATAGCCGCAATACTGACCTTAATAGGTGCAGTATTCTCAGGGCTCAGGGGCGGTAAATACGTTCATGAAATCCATGAAAAACAGCAATTAAAAGCATCTCCAGCAGATCCTGTTGATGAGAAAGATGATAAAAATGAATGA
- a CDS encoding histidine phosphatase family protein: MINNVILVRHGESLTNAMNVVSDLFDKYPLTERGILQAQKIADELKTLKIDAIVSSPILRARETAAIIAEKLSMNFTIDERLREIRMGKFNEKNISDVPKFTYETNVLESWSEIENRMIDVMNSYSGNVILISHGFPIRVLVAHYLGLKEDESYGIYINFATVTAINSEKMVISIGSPRITDKIQKYFC, from the coding sequence GCCATGAACGTCGTTTCAGACCTTTTTGATAAGTATCCTCTGACTGAAAGAGGTATTCTGCAAGCACAAAAGATAGCGGATGAACTTAAGACTCTTAAAATTGATGCTATTGTTTCAAGCCCGATACTTCGCGCAAGAGAAACTGCAGCAATAATTGCAGAGAAACTTTCTATGAATTTTACGATAGATGAAAGACTCAGAGAGATAAGGATGGGTAAATTTAATGAAAAAAATATTTCAGATGTGCCAAAGTTTACGTATGAAACAAATGTGTTAGAGTCATGGAGCGAGATAGAAAATAGAATGATTGATGTCATGAACAGTTATTCTGGCAATGTAATTCTAATATCTCATGGCTTTCCTATTCGAGTTCTTGTAGCTCATTATCTGGGCCTTAAAGAAGATGAAAGCTATGGTATTTACATCAACTTTGCAACTGTCACGGCGATTAACTCTGAAAAAATGGTGATTTCCATTGGATCTCCTAGAATCACCGATAAGATACAAAAATATTTTTGCTGA